The sequence below is a genomic window from Sorangiineae bacterium MSr12523.
ACCATTGCGTCGGGGCTCTTTTTGGACACGATGGAGGTCTGCGCGACGTGGTCACGCCTCGGCGCGCTCTATCACGGCGTGCGCCGGGCCCTCGGTGAGAGCGTTTTCGTGATGGCCCATCTGAGCCACGCGTACCCCGACGGCTGCTGCATCTATTTCTCCTTTGCCGGAAGCGCCGCACCGGGCGCCCGGGCCGGCGAGTGGGACGCCGCCTGCGAACGCGTCTACGACGCCACTTGGCAGCGCGCGTTGGACGCCGCCATTGCCGCGGGCGGTACGCTGGCGCACCACCACGGTGCCGGCCGCTCGAAGGCACCGCGGCTCGGCCGCGAATTGGGCCGCGGCGTCGAGGTGGTGCGCGCCTTGAAGCGCGCATTCGATCCCGATTCCGTTTTGAACCCGGGCAATCTCATTCCGCCCATCGAGCCATTTCCCTATGCGGACGACGCGCACGCGAAGGCGGTGCACGCATGAAGGTGGATCGCGAAAGTCTTCTCGTCGACATCGACGCGCGCACGAAGCTCAGCGACATCGAGGTTGCGCTCTCGAGCGACGACCTCACCTTGGGCGTGGCCGATTTCGCAATGCATCGCGACAAAGACGTGGGCACCTGGCTCGGCGAAGGGGCGCCCGGCGCACCGGATCCGTGGCTCGACCCTGCCGATCACCTCATCGCCGGCCTCGACGCGACGTTGCCCGACGGCACCTCGTTGTCCATCCGCCCCGCGCCACGCCGCTCCACGGGCCCCGACTTGATGGCGCTCGCCTTCGGCATGCACGGGCGCTTCGTCACCATCACGCGCGCCTGGCTCCGCGTCCACCCCCGCGCCATCCCCCGCCCCTCGACCGAGCTTTTTCACATGGAGCGCAATCCGGCCCTTTCACCGGACGAAGAAGCGCTCCTCGCCGCCATCGAGCGCGAGCTCGCAGCGTCACTCCGCGGGAAGGGCGGTGCGGCGGGCGACGACGCGGTAGGTGTTGGACCAGCCCGGGCGCCGGACGAAGGGCGCGAGAATTCGGTCCAGGATGTTCGCGAAAAGAAAAATGGGCAGTGACAGCATGCGCAGGAAACCGCAGAAGACGCGCTTGATGGCGCCGCTGCGGGTGTTGCGCCAGGGTCCGTCGATGAGCGGGGCCAGATCGGCGAAGAGCAGATAGGTGCCGAAGGTGAAGTCCACCGGTTGATGCGCTTCGCCGCGGTGCCAGAGGACCGGCTCGAAGCCGTGCTCGCGCAGCAGACGCTCCAGATTGCCCGTGCTGAGGAAGTGCAGATGCTGCGGCTGGAACCATGGCATCCACTGGCGGCCCAGCAAGCGCGCGAAGCGGCTCTCCGGATCGGGGACCTCGATGAAGAAGAGTCCACCCTCCTGCAGAACGTCGGCCGCGGCCGCGATCTCGGCACGCGGATCCGTCGTGTGCTCGAGGTAATGGCTCATGCTGATGACGTCGTAGCGCTCCGCCGCAGCCACGAGCGTGGGGGCCACCTCCGGGAACAGACCGCGGATGCCGCGATCCACCCAGCGACGGCGCTCGGCGTCCTCGATGCTCTCGGCCAAATCGAGCCCGTCGAAGCGCGTGTTCGGCAGGATGTCGCGCGCGATGCTGCAGAAGTGGCCATGGCCAGCGCCCACGTCGAGCCAACGACGCGGTTGATCCACACCGGCGACCATGCGTGCGCGCGCCCGGTACAGATCGGGCGTGGAAGCGAACAGCCCGGCGAGTTCCTCTTCACCGTGACCGTCGTAGAAGTCGCGGTAATAAAAATTGAGCCCTTCGATCGACAGGCGCGGATTTTGAAAGACGTGGCGGCACGAATCGCACCGCGACAACGTGAAGCGCCCGGGCTTGCCTTGGTAGCGGTCGCCGATCTCCAGCGCCTTCGAAAGCGCGCGGCTGCCGCAAAGAGGGCAGTCCTCGCGCGGCCGCTCGAAGAAGCGCGACGTGCCTTGCGCGAGCAGCGTGTCGTACGCCTGCGCCAACTCTTGCTCGGTGGTGCGGCGACCCGGCGCCTCGTTCATCGGGCCGAAGGTGCTCGCGAGCTCGACGGCCGTGCGCGACACGAAATAGACGGCGCGATCGCGTGGCGAGA
It includes:
- a CDS encoding class I SAM-dependent methyltransferase, which codes for MIAGALIGGALVALGLFDSLNKRGRAAALQRLAPATTDVAPEHVFIVRPGVVLDDATRRAASAHARAMGLLALDLVSPKLAAWRVQLFLTLANPATYRRDRIGNGVSACDALLVDRETLARATHGGRAPAEPADAIEFAKLAATLKHYASTEMDFAVAPGLETPGISLRERRRLLRMGFGNYVGPVIALHVALTILAILLAPMWGLAALLMRHLEIFVSTLGTPLSPRDRAVYFVSRTAVELASTFGPMNEAPGRRTTEQELAQAYDTLLAQGTSRFFERPREDCPLCGSRALSKALEIGDRYQGKPGRFTLSRCDSCRHVFQNPRLSIEGLNFYYRDFYDGHGEEELAGLFASTPDLYRARARMVAGVDQPRRWLDVGAGHGHFCSIARDILPNTRFDGLDLAESIEDAERRRWVDRGIRGLFPEVAPTLVAAAERYDVISMSHYLEHTTDPRAEIAAAADVLQEGGLFFIEVPDPESRFARLLGRQWMPWFQPQHLHFLSTGNLERLLREHGFEPVLWHRGEAHQPVDFTFGTYLLFADLAPLIDGPWRNTRSGAIKRVFCGFLRMLSLPIFLFANILDRILAPFVRRPGWSNTYRVVARRTALPAE